The following is a genomic window from Plasmodium yoelii strain 17X genome assembly, chromosome: 12.
tcattttttttttttatcattttttttttttatcatttttttttttatcattttttaatttttgtaacCATTTACGCTGATTCTGTTTAAAATTTTGTTAGACAAGGTATCCCAAAGATATACGTGCGAATCATTTCCTGAAACAATGGAAAGAGTTGAATCATAAATATGTGTGTAGTTAAAAGTGCCACCTTTACATGCACATGTTTAAGTTGAAAATTTTGGTATATATACCAGCCGAGAAAAACTTTGTATTATCTCGGAAAAGTGCTATATCATTTATTCCCTTTTTGTGAACATCTGTAAATGTGAAAAATGGGAGAGAATGAGATAGGGTGAGACAGAGCAAGATAAAGTAAGATAGAGCGTTACATAAAATTTTGTTATTCTATGTCatgttgattttttttttatgaagaagaaaaatgCCAAACCTTTATAAGTATTTATATGCAAAAATGTGTTAACATTCCAAAGGCAAACAGTATTATCTAAACTCGAACTTATGATATAATTTCCATCATCGctgaataatattttagtTATGCATGCTGTATTTAacgagaaaaaaaaataatttactaattttattattaattttatatgttaaCTATAGCTTATCGTCTATACTGCAGgactatataataatttaattatacaCTGATTAAAcaagaaataatttttttttttttttttaaataaaaacattaacaaacaaatatatattagatatgttttattatagaACGAAGGAAACTATACAAACACCATTTATTATCACATATATAGAGATCAATTTGTAAGTTAACAAAATAGTAAGTTATAGATATAAAAAGATACAAACCTTTATGCCCTGATAATGTAgttgttttttttgctttCATATCAATATCCATGGTAtagaattttttataatttttatttatgccATCATGAAAACAACATATTAATAAACATTTCTGTGTGATAAAGGAATATCATTTTATGTACACAAATgttgtataattttaaaattgaaatatatccataaaaaaatatagaaataaatatgtaagcatatttttttttagttttctCTTTATAGCTACatattgatataaaaaaaaataaaattttttggTGAGCTGATAATTTTACgactaaaaataaatgtcatgatttaaaaaaaaaaaaaaaaaatatattttaaaaataatataaagagaaaaaaatataaaatatgtgtatatgGTTGTGAATATATAAAGAGAGTGTTCTATAGTTTTATCTATTCTTgtggtattttttttatttacaaattttttaaaagttaaaaatgaaataaaatataataactgCTTAATACCCATTTATCATAATAGAAATATctcaatttttattttcattgcAATTTGTTTTGAGGTTAAGggtttatattaattaatataatttaaatatggAAGTGTTACATTGTTTCATAAAAAGGGAATTTGTTTATATGTGCACCATGATTGCAGCAAATgatgatataataaaataaaaataatagagaaatacatgaataaaaaagagggaaaatcaaaaaaaaaatataaaaaaatatataaaaatatataaaaatacaaatacgAAAAGGATACAAAAatagaatataaataattatatgaaatgTAATGAAAAAgacaaattaaaatatgataGTAATTATACACCTTAAACTAAATTGATTCTCAATtttgtatgtatattttgtatgctttataaaaatatgtatatgaaCTGTTTGTATATGGTATGATATTATATTccacaaataaaaatacatatatatttttttttggaaaaaaaggctgcatttaaaaaattttatactatttaaaaaattttatactatttaaaaaaatttatactatttaaaaaatttaaggCTGTTATactgcatatatatatacaaagaagactatgaaatatattttattttaataaatatcacAATGTGAATactataaaatgaaataaaattgttGCATATAGTATGCAACTACTGCATTTATTCtgcataaataaaaatacacataatgtataaatatttttgtatatactCATTTGTTTTGTGATTTATTTTGtgatttattttgtattcaGTATTGTTTTACTttgcatttatttttgtttactttgcatttatttttgtttactTAGCATTTATTTTCGTTTATTTTGCATTTAtttttgcttattttttataatttgcataCCGAAAAATGTATTTTACTGTCTGCGTTTATTTCTTGTTTTTGAAAAGACATGCATAATACATAATACATAATACGTAAAtacataatacatatatacatgtgtatTTTAGAACGGTTGCAAATATAAGATAGcaattatttgtttatacattgtgtatgtataatatatatacatgtgaatatttatttgttcaaTGATTgggttattatttatttttttttactacgGATTTTGACgtggtatatatatatagataatttggaaatacatatttttcaattttatatttatttttgttgatataaaaataaatgaccaaccaaataaattttatttgtatcttATAAATTAGGAAGACAAATAAAACACTCgaacaattaaaaatatgtgcatgtatgtatgtattatttatttcacctataatatttattttttatataggACAATAATATCTATtcgtatatataaattatttgatatgATGATGATTTTATACACTCTTttaattgaaaaaagaaTGCTCTAAAATCATCTATTAAgtgttttttgtttttcctTGTGCTATTTAAAATcgaataaaattaaaacaaacaaataaataaaacaaattaagGACGCATACATGTATTAATTCACAATGGCAATTTTTTTCGTgtaaaaagaataaaaacataaaaaatattccacGTTTCACATTTCACATATCAAAGTGTTTgcactatttttttttttatcttttattgATAATACCTTTTTGTGTTTCTTCTCATATTATCGTTTTATTCGTATAGGAATATTTCGAAAGACTCTATACACAGTTTAGAGatatttgttatatataatattggctatttgatatataatttatataaacattttttttctttttattttaataaagtttaaacCCGCTTTTgtgaatatattttccatattaTAGTGTATgtgttatataaatatttactcCGTTTATCGCATTACTGTTTTAgcaaaatttataaatttttgtaATAGACAAAAAAATAGAACAAATAAAGTGTGAAAAATACCTTGCCGttcagaaaaaataaataaatatatatatgtgtgtacaTATATAGTGTAAGAATAATCGTATAAAAATACTTCCCACTCAAATTCACGCTATTAATAATTTCCCATAATGTTTGATAAAAAGGAAGATTTAATTAATAGTAAGAATAACGacgaatttttaaaaaaaacatatgatAACTTATCAAAATACAGTAGAAAGAGTAGCGAAAATAGTTTTGATAAAAGAGAAAACAACAGCATATCTTGTTcatacgaaaaaaataatatcgaAGACACCACAGTGGATAATTTTTTaggaataaataattataaaagtCATAGTAATTTTACCAAATTtcataacaataataataataaaaacaacagtgctaacaatatatattatgaaaatttatttaaaaaaaaaaataaaaaaaataaattaaaaaaaacatacatAACACATATTAGTGATGATATTAAAAGTAACCAAAGTAGTGATATAAGCAATACAGCAGAAAGTAATATAGGTAGTACTACAGATAGTAATATTGGAAGTACCATTAGCAATAGCTATTCAAAAAGAAGCTTAagtagaaatatatttataaataggAATGAAGAAACATGTATAGATATAAATAGAAATAATTCAAAAGAAGAGAATAaagatatttataataatacatataaaatagaTAGTCATATAGacgaaaataaaaaggaaaaaaaagatCTTAAAACACATGACTTTAACGAAGTTCCTTCAAAaagtatatatgaaaataattttaagcATTCATcaaatttaagaaaaaacGATATATCCTATTACagtggaaataataaaatatcaaaaaatattttagacaaaaacaataaaactaatttaaaattaaacatGAGTAGTGTAAATCGAGTAAATAGTATGAACAGTATTAAATGCATGACTAGGGTCAGCAGTATAAATAATGTTTGTagtatgaaaaatataaaaaatagccATAGCGAAGTTATATATGATGAtgataacattttttataaaacaaacaaaatgtGTAGTGAAAGAGCTACTAAagttggaaaaaaaaataatatcggttgtagtttaaaaaaaagaaacaatacaaattataataataatgatgatgatgatgatgataacaCAATGTTTAGTGAAATTCCTAGAAAATCATttgatataaatgaaaaatgtataaacaataatacaaaaataaaaataaaaagactTTGTGAAAAAATTGAAGGATTTGAAAAAgagataaaaaatgaaataatgcaaaaaaaaacagttgaaaaggaaaaaatatatgtaattagAGAAGcaattaataaattagaaaaaaatttaaatagtgaaattaaaaaaagaattgaACATAATAAGAATATTCAAACTATTTTTTCATCAGAAATCTCAAAAGTTCaagaaaaaattgaaaatgttgTTAATGATAAAGTTAATGAAATTCAAAATGCTATAAAAGTATTAAACGATAAAATCAATACTATAAGTGGgaatatagaaaatgaaaaaattaaatgtatACAAAatcttgaaaaaaaaaataatcatataGCAAAAGAATTTTCAAATTTACAAGCCTCTTTTCAACaagacaaaataaataacaaagaaaaggaaaataatatttgtaaaaaGTTAgaagaaattgaaaaaaaatccGAAAATAAAATCGCTAATGAAAAGGTAATAAATTCCTGCATTATTTCATATACTATTATACATTTTGTTGTATtcttatgttttttttttcctctatatatgtaatatatattattgccAATTAATTTACATGGTAATGCTTAAAATTTTAATCCCTTTATGAAACGGGTTGcacatttaaaaaatccATCAAAATTAGTTGGACAgattttcaaaaaatgaaCTAGCCATTTGaagaaatttttttttttatgaacaattttttattctagCTATGTTCCGTTTTTTTTCTAGCTATTttgtgcatatttttttattctagCTATTTTGCgttccatttttttattctagctattttgtgcatatttttttttatttcatattatatgAGAATACCACGAGCATGTTGTGTTTACCATATTCattgtatgtatatacatatgtggTGTATGTGAATATGTATACATGcgtgtattttttttccgATTTTTAGAAAATTAGAGATAGCAAATATCAAGAAATAATATCATATATTGAAGAAATTAAACGAGaaaataaaggaaaaaatgaaaattttcaaaattttgtaCTCGAAGAAATATCAACTATAAAAAATGGTTTGGTAATGGAATCGCAAGCACGAGAAGCTGCTGATGATGATATTGTACAAGCAGTTAATCATTACACTAAAGCATTACAAGATTCGCTTAGACTtattaattcaaattaaataaataaaaaaataaataaataaaatgtggaAATAACCattaacataaaaataaaacaatgatatatgtatatcatataatttttatttgatttattttactgcttatatttgttatggtactataaatataaaatactaTCAACATTCATAAAAGTTTGTGTggaaaataagaaaaaataatagttccgacattttttatacttgaaatttaaaaaaaaaaaatttcccCAATTGTTTcaagtattattatttttccttttatatgtttattttgtgtagtatttctttttataatttcgTTATTTCAGTATTTTATTGTCttgtatattttgttttgtttttaagattaaaaagtaacaaaaaaaaatatacacatttacgttcatttatgtatatataatttttttgaaactcataatatgttaaaaatttattaataattaaaaaaaattcacaaaaataaaatattgattATACTACTATAGTATAGCTTACGTTCTTTACTCTTATTTTAtacgaaataaatatattttttttttaaatcataattaatatagaGATGATGTTATATTACCCTTTTTAGTATATATTGTCCATTTATATGCACATTAATTAGTATAGAAACATTTTTAATCTTTCTGTCTTTCATTAcattattacattttaatatgtatatatctGTCGAATTGCAAATAAATAtccatatattattaatccCTCGTTTTTATAACAATACCTACATTtgttttcatattttataataaaaatggcaTATATGCATGTAGCATAGGTTGAGGTAATATGAAATAAGATGATATAGGATGGTATAGGATGATATAAGATGATATAAGATAAGAGAAAGCATTCGTATGCGAAATTAACACTTtccatataaaaaatatgaaatatataatttttttttttttttttttgagattaatgaaaaaaataattgataTTTTTGCAGCACagtgaaaaataaaaatgttatatattttgcatacATATTGAATATAAGTAAAAAATGCaaacaatttattattatattttttttttgttatgaaaatgatatataattaaaacttatgacagtataataatattttatagaaatgtaattaattatgaaaaaatacgAAGCTTTGAACAAATTATGATAgcaactattttttttttattataaaatttaatttgaGGAATGTTAAATCAGTAACATAGTTTTATTAGCTTTATGcaaataattttgtataatttgtataacattttatattaagtTTGAAATGctcaattatttttatatcacTACTTTTGTTTTATCGTAATTTTTCCCTTATAGATAAAGGGAGATAAAAACTGCCACGGCATATAAAACTCTGATTGGAAAcggcatattatttttgttatttgtttatttgtttatttgtttatttatttttttatttttttttgcgtattttttatttttttatttttttatttattttttttcttttttttgcatattttttaatttttgtatgAGCGATAATGCAAATTAAGTTGTAGAAGAAAACATGATATTAGAATTCTTCACATAGGATTGTACTTTaccaaattaataataacttACCAAACcaattaaaataaagaaaggaatatttatataatgtatatactaatgtaaatattatatatagatagCCTGTTTAGTTACCAATCTATTTGTACTATTAgcttatttaataaaaattgtcatatgtatgtatatatatgtatgtatatgtatgtatatattttacagatggtaaaaaaaaaggacaaaataaaaaatgaataacaGTGATATACAAGGAAATAAGGTGAAGAATTATGTAGAAATGGAAGATTTgtccataaaaaaaaaaaaaaaaaaaaatgaaaacttccaaaattttgaaaaaaaaaaaaaatggaaaagaagtaataaaaggaaaaaataaagcaaaTAAAACTGgtgataaaaaaacaataaaaaagaaaaaggaaaaaaaaaaaaaaatgaacaaagaaataaatatttcagaAGAAGAAAATAGTACCATTGATAATCCTCAACACTTTAGTGATACTTATTCTAATTCGAGTTTTAtttacgaaaaaaaaaataaaaaaaaaaaaaaaaaaaataacatatgatgatgaagaaaatcAATATGCATCCACAAAATTTATAAGCTTTTTAAAggattataatgaaaatgatggggaaaaaaaaaatagtaaaaaaaataaaaaaaataataaaacaaataaaacaaataaaacaaatatggaTAATGCAGAAAGCGTAGAATCGGgaaatgatgatgataatgatgatgataatgatgatgatgataatagtGTATACAATTATCTCCcacaaaataatgatatatataaaataaatggaaaTGGGGAAACTTTAGATATTACAGATTTGATTGGGTCTGGTGATAACATTTTGGAAAAGAATATTGTTAAGGATATATATTCgttaaaatatgataaaaaagataaaaatcgACATATATCTGTTTTAGaagaacaaaaaataaattcccAAAtgacatatataaaaaatgtccAAAATTTAAATAGAATAAACAAGTCatataatgttatacaaAACTCATGGAGAGTAATgtttggaaaaaataaagatgataataatataaattcagaggaatatattaacaaaaatttaCTTAAAAGgcataataatttaagtgCTAAAAATGTGGAAAAAGGTGCGgaaaaaaatgttgaaaaaaatgttgaaaaaaatgtggaaaaaaGTGTGGATGCGGAAAAAAGTGTGGATGCGGAAAAAAGTGCGGATGTGGAGAAGAGTGCAGAAAAAAACGTGTTTAATTTTGAAGAAGAGATGAAAAAGAATTTAGAAAAATCTAAAATGCTTATTGTTTCAgatgatatattaaaaaatagaaaagaaaaaaaaagagagcaatctaaaaaaatatcacaactaaaatatttattagctATGGAACGAAAAAAACACGCATTGAGAAAACATATTAAATCAAAatcatatagaaaatatttaagaattaaagaaaaaaaagaacatGAAAAAATGTGGGATAAATTATATTCTGAACATCCTGAATTAGCAATAAATATTAGAAATTATGAAGATGAATATgctaaaaaaagaaatgtaataaataatgtaaaaaaaaaaagaaaaatttttaatcttcttaatagatataaaaatgaagaattaaaaaaggaaatgtTAAAATCATTTCAAATagataaagaagaaaaaaatatgcttaaaaaaattgtacaaAAAACAGCTATTCAACAAGATATTGGAGAAGACGAATATTCCTTTGGCAATGCTAATTCAAAATATCAAGAAATCGAAAATAACACAATATCTAATAATAGTGAAACtgatgaacaaaatgaagaagatAGTATTGATATCGAAAATGAAAGagcaaaaaatgttaaaaaagaattgaaaaaaagaaatttattaagattttcttttatgaaaaatgcagaagaaaaaaaaaaaaatgatcaaatttataaaaaaagaaaacagCTACTAGAAAAGGCAGAAAATAAGACAGACGAAAATGATTCTTTATTAAATTCTTCAGATGATGAAAATAGCCAAAATAGCCAAAATGGCCAAAATGAACTTTCGCTAGTTGAAGATACTGAAATATCAAAGTTAAGCTCCAAACAAGTTGAAAAAGCTAAATTACAATTAAAAGAAGATATCGATTTAGGAAATATGTTACGAAAAAATGCTGTGTTAAATACGAACAATATTATAAATCTCGATTTTGAAATAAACGAAAATGAAATTGAGGAACCAGATGCTAAGGatgtagaaaataat
Proteins encoded in this region:
- a CDS encoding U3 small nucleolar RNA-associated protein 14, putative — translated: MNNSDIQGNKVKNYVEMEDLSIKKKKKKNENFQNFEKKKKWKRSNKANKTGDKKTIKKKKEKKKKMIFQKKKIVPLIILNTLVILILIRVLFTKKKIKKKKKKITYDDEENQYASTKFISFLKDYNENDGEKKNSKKNKKNNKTNKTNKTNMDNAESVESGNDDDNDDDNDDDDNSVYNYLPQNNDIYKINGNGETLDITDLIGSGDNILEKNIVKDIYSLKYDKKDKNRHISVLEEQKINSQMTYIKNVQNLNRINKSYNVIQNSWRVMFGKNKDDNNINSEEYINKNLLKRHNNLSAKNVEKGAEKNVEKNVEKNVEKSVDAEKSVDAEKSADVEKSAEKNVFNFEEEMKKNLEKSKMLIVSDDILKNRKEKKREQSKKISQLKYLLAMERKKHALRKHIKSKSYRKYLRIKEKKEHEKMWDKLYSEHPELAINIRNYEDEYAKKRNVINNVKKKRKIFNLLNRYKNEELKKEMLKSFQIDKEEKNMLKKIVQKTAIQQDIGEDEYSFGNANSKYQEIENNTISNNSETDEQNEEDSIDIENERAKNVKKELKKRNLLRFSFMKNAEEKKKNDQIYKKRKQLLEKAENKTDENDSLLNSSDDENSQNSQNGQNELSLVEDTEISKLSSKQVEKAKLQLKEDIDLGNMLRKNAVLNTNNIINLDFEINENEIEEPDAKDVENNNTEEKDDEKTNSEKDTTDEKKDEKKGEKKGEKKGEKKNNKKDMIDEKQINDLVDIDKINDEDVLKQYGEKLTVYNFENNIYEDYININDTINNREDEELFELSDSEKITGEELNVNEWCNYNTLIEREQNIIKKEKEIIEKKKNMPLHTINVLNKKDKKFDVYYVDKIPYPYEKNEYEKSLNININKEVNDISTFNKLIAPQVTNKVGNIISPLVHNPFEIASILTLRKKKNKAKL
- a CDS encoding filament assembling protein, putative, yielding MFDKKEDLINSKNNDEFLKKTYDNLSKYSRKSSENSFDKRENNSISCSYEKNNIEDTTVDNFLGINNYKSHSNFTKFHNNNNNKNNSANNIYYENLFKKKNKKNKLKKTYITHISDDIKSNQSSDISNTAESNIGSTTDSNIGSTISNSYSKRSLSRNIFINRNEETCIDINRNNSKEENKDIYNNTYKIDSHIDENKKEKKDLKTHDFNEVPSKSIYENNFKHSSNLRKNDISYYSGNNKISKNILDKNNKTNLKLNMSSVNRVNSMNSIKCMTRVSSINNVCSMKNIKNSHSEVIYDDDNIFYKTNKMCSERATKVGKKNNIGCSLKKRNNTNYNNNDDDDDDNTMFSEIPRKSFDINEKCINNNTKIKIKRLCEKIEGFEKEIKNEIMQKKTVEKEKIYVIREAINKLEKNLNSEIKKRIEHNKNIQTIFSSEISKVQEKIENVVNDKVNEIQNAIKVLNDKINTISGNIENEKIKCIQNLEKKNNHIAKEFSNLQASFQQDKINNKEKENNICKKLEEIEKKSENKIANEKKIRDSKYQEIISYIEEIKRENKGKNENFQNFVLEEISTIKNGLVMESQAREAADDDIVQAVNHYTKALQDSLRLINSN